TTGAAGCCACGCACGAAGAAGACTAAAACGAGGGCACAATCGAAAAGGGAATTAGAAGCTGAAAAACACGCTTATCAAATATCAGACCATTACGAAGAATCAGACCTGGAGCCACCTATTACAGATAGGATGATAACAAGTCCATTTGAGCCGACGATATACACTGCAGGAGATCACACGTATAAAATAGAAAACTTTTTACACGTTTATCTCACTAAACAAAAAGATATTGTCCTTGTTGGATTAATACATTTCTATGCAAAAGCTCCAATCCTAAAACCTGGGATGAAGGGAATATATCTAACGGTTGACCAATACCGTAAACTAATCAGTAAGAGAGATTCGATTTCAAATGCTATTAAACATATTAAAGAAGACATAGAAGGAAAAGGTTCGAGCAAAATGACGAAAACGAAACAGACGAATAAAGACGGACAAGGTGATTATGTTAAGTTATTTTATATAATGATGATCGAATGATCAATATAGCTCTATTGATATCACAtgtacagaacattttaaatacttagctgtatttggaaaactttttggaattttggtcctcaaagctcttcaacttcttactttatttggcctttgtagcttttttgggattcgagcgtcactgatgggtttTTAGAAGACGGAATGCGCGTCTAGCgtacatacaaaatgtaatcttggtatctatgataaggaagtacaccactaattcatggtcccattgctttctatgttaaattcctccgtttcaagcagacacacctcttttgttttaagttcaaataaagtggcattCATTTCATtgcaaagcaacactttatggtgtcttgtactgaaaaaatcaacatacctttaattacATAttagaaagaactggttcccagaaCTTCGGAAATACccaaacaggtacttcagatctgacaaacaaacaaaatgtaccctctttttaaaatttgatgcagtttttttaatattcaaaattaaaagtctaaaagtgttctacaatgatcaccagtccttcagctttcatttgataccaaaaatacttaaatattctacatattttgaaagttacactcatgcgtaagaactattttgtgttaaatatgtaatACTTTCTgtgtatgtgctttctggccgggcccgaattaacGGTGTTACAccataagtttatttacaacaactaaatcgatgccactgctggtggaattttaattcccagagggtatcaccaacccagtagtcatcacttctgtGCTGAAATGAATTTCATTGATATGGTAAAATTTAtagattaactgtttacaaaactttaaatttttttaaatacttaggcttttctacctcggaaatagattaccatagctgtatATGGCAAAACGTTttgaaattttgctctttttttttggccttttaacttttttgaattcgagcgtcactgatgttttttttgtagacgaaacgcgcgtctggcgtaaatacaaaattttatcctggtactagtatctgtgatgagttagtttaatgttttacaatttaaatctgTTAAGAAAATTGACCGACCGTTAAAAGCGCCAAACAAGATACATTGAAATAAGACCATCTTTGCATAGACGCCTCTCTGCATAGTTTTGTTCAGACGAAATAAGGGTATGTGATACTATTTTTATCCAGTCAATAGTCTTGGTATTTTTATAAACATGGAAAACTTATTCTACTATTATACGAGGACGAACGTCATGATGACAATGATAAAAACAATGAAcagaaaaaacaatttcaaaataatgCAAAATCGTCAACTTTTATGACTACATTTGGAATTGCGCGTTACCATTTATACGGAGTTAGCCAGTTAACGTTGTAAGCATTCAATTTCCCACAAATTTATACACTAGTATCTGGTAACAAAATAGATATCGTAAATGATACATTGTCCTCTCTCACAGACCGTTAtcgtatatttcatttttttaaatttggatatGGTAACCGGAAAATATTCTGAAGTTACCAACgttgaatattaaataaaataatctgtatgtatatattttacaGTTGAAACAGATTTCGACATTTCCGAAAACAAAACGACCATTGTAAAATCCGACTTCATTTTCGGGAGTAATCAAGTGCACGTGGTAGTTGACATCCGTGATAACAGCAGGCCAAATAAACCATTTAGAGATACACGAAGATTCCAAGATAACATGGATAAGGCGGTCATCCTCACTGAAAAACAATGGAACTCATTATTATCATTGCATTTAAAAGTCATCAGAGATTTGGCAGATAACTTTGGTTATTCAGAAGATTTCGCTGATGAACTAAGTTCTTATCTTATAGAGTAGATCGGAGTGACTCGTTTTGTGGACTATTGCTGTCTTAATAGACGGATTTGATGATTACGTTTACATACAGGACAGTTCTgttcatttgttttgatttttttagttgCAGTTGTTATCGAATTGTccgtttttatgtattttgttttttgtttttgtagcagtttaGTGTTTCCGTTGTTCTCATttgatagttgatgtgtttatctCGGTTTTGGGTTGTGACTCGGAATTGTTTTCgcttaattgatttatgactattgagGAGCactatattactgttgcctttatttgtcataAACCTCAATATTTTCTTATCTTGAAACAATGGACTTAATATTTTTGGACTAGCACAGCCAAGACCGAGCTGACAAATTTCACCAGTTGACAGTTTGCAAACGCACTTTCGTGAAAAAAAACTAACAGTGCATATCTCTTTTgtaaaaatgtgttttaaatatttcttttcataaaCATTGACTACCagtgacagttttttttttaatttgcatgatCATAAAGTgaataatattttgaatattttggaCAATTGAAGGCAAGGAGAACTATCATAGTCAATTGAAATGGAAGTTGAACGTAACTTACACATGTGGGTCTCTAACTCACAATTTCAGTGTTACATACAACAAGTATAACAAAAGTTATGAACACCACGATTAATTTAAAAAGGGTAAATCCATAAAATCTGACAATATTCAACGTTATCAACCAAAAGATTGCGTGATAAACAAacgtcatattactgacttgatacatttatatggtcgattaaacctggttttatatctaggTAAACCTTCCACTACCTTCCACTTGTAAGACAGTTGGTCATAGTTCAGTTTTACTTACAAGTTAACTGAGCAATCAAAACAGCAATTATAGGTTAATATGAAAACAATTGGCATTCTCattggaaccaattgtgccccgcttcttgccgacttgttcctttattcttgtgaggctgatttcatacaggaacttcttaggaagacaCGCATCTACCCTTACGAACTAGAGATACAGGATACAGTAGATACAGTTAAGTGtgcatcatatcttgacttacataaaaaaaaaagaatgaccatgagggtcggttgaaaataaatctttccGACAAAAGAattgatttcagcttcccaattgtgaacttttagTAATTATGAACAGTTGTAGCAACATTCCCGCAGCTCCAGCATatagagtatatatctcccaattgatacgatattccagggcctGTATTGCCAGTCATTATGTATTGAAATagggttgctactcacaagaaagctattaaaccaatcatcccttcgaaaattttaaaaacgccatcacgagttagttgaccgtcatggaatatccgtttcacagatgatataggatatgttccttattttttaactacaatcccgttcccttttcacgagtGTGACGTACCGAGTTAGACTAATTAtctgatttgtaataacatgatgAACATGACGAGAGCCAAATGTGGAGTAGGATCTACTtaatacccttccggagcacctaaaaTCACCCTagtttttgattgggttcgtgttgcttatagtcttcaagttttctatgttgtctcttgtttactattatttgtctgtttttcgtTTTCTTCTTtaaccatgacgttgtcagtttgttttcgatctacgGATTTGAATGTCCCAATGATATCTATCGCCCCTCTTTGGGAATCACCAGTCAAAAAGCGAAGAAATATAATAGCAGGAAGATAAATGAAGGGAAAACTGTAAAGTGAATCAAAAcatacattctgtatgtatgtacatATCCCAAGTTaagaacctgtaattcagtggtttttgtttgttgatgtttaacatatttgtttttagttaaattataaattagaccgttaatTTTTTCGTTAGAATTGTTAGCTGACTATGTAGAATGAGATTTGCTCAAttttgaagaccgtacgatgacccatacttaatttctgtgtcatttggtcacttgtgaaGAAATGACGGATTGGCAATCTTActtcatcttttttattatatataattacttatATACCAGTTCTTGGTACTTTCcgatggaaaaataaaattaagctaCATTGTGAAAACAGTTACTAAATGATAAAACAAACAGAGATATATTGTCGAAGTGCGATTCAACCTTCAACCTTCAAGAATTTAATTAAGAATTCGACGTTTCAGAATTTATTGCATTCTGgggaatattttcaaaatcgtacaccaaaacgttgtgattggttcaAAACATTcgaaacaatggaaattcaaccaatgacgtaacgttgttttcattttggtgtacgaacaatgagattacccagaTGTTAAAGCATTGATCGAAGCACATTTTATATGATGCACATAAACGTGATTCTATCATCGGTTTTGTACCCCATACAACTATAAAAAGAATAATTCAATCCCTAAATGTTTTATACCTGTCCATgtgtttgttttatcttttttcagATACTTTATAGATTTGAGTGGGTGTTTTTCTTCATTGATTTGAATTACATGTTCCTTTTTAACCCACTAATGATGGTTGAATTTTCAGATCTTGTGAGTTCATTGGACAtgttggagttcggtatttttgtaattctactttaaaaaaaatttacaatttacataAAGGCCTTTTGAATGTCTGTGtatcttattgtttttcttcttagTTCAAACAGATCTTAAAACTAACGAAAATATAAAGGTAGACCCCTGGCTTTACCCCCCTATTCAATACATTGGTGCAAATTTGAAGCAAGTCTATTTTCATAATGCATATAACTCCGTATACAAACATTGATCAATCAAAAGACTCACGAACACAATAACACATACAGCATGTATTATGAAGTTTGACTTTTTTCTATTGTAAAGTTTTTCAGGGTCTGAATATAAGTTACAGAATAGGGAAAATTAGACAGAATATATGGAGGATGGgaaaaaaatactgaacaatTTACAAAAGAACCCGCCAGAATTCATGAAAATGAAACGCTGATGCTTAACTTCGAATAATGTACACAACTATATATAGTGATGTATCATATTTCTGTAAGAATAATATAATGTTGATATCAACAGGGGTTATCTCTAATCATTATTCTACATGTGTTGTTGTGCAATAAGGTGTTATCTAAGCCATAAAAGATAAATCCTTTTTCTATACATAAGATGGCTAATAGTTGCCGTATAGCGGGAAATTTTTGCGGGGTCTTAATGTTTGCTTATTTGTGTGGTTTAAaccaaatttataaaagaaattcCAACAATACAGTAGTGCACATTTAATGATATtgataaagttttgaatccgccagaATGATAaacgccaaaatatttcgtatgccttattcaatgaaaatcgcgaaattttacacccgcgaaaataacccactaacattaaagaaaaaatccatttttttagcCATCTGACACAAGCTAGCCAACACCAAAACAAAATTAGTCGTTTTTTCATTAGATATTGATGATAATAAATCAACtgttatttgattatttgaatcTCAATGACCTATCATCACATTTCTAAAATAGGGTTtgaatttttttgttatatcaacaGGTCAAGGGCATaagtttaaaatagtttttttctcaAGATATTATTTATGGGCATTATCGttcgtccgtcccgcttcaggttacagttttgggtcaaggtagtttttgatgacaacatatttgttacgtttgaaggacgtgtttttcaacagactgtcggaattccaatgggaaccaattgtgcccctcttcttgccgactcgTTTCTTTATTCTTTTGAGGCTGACTTCAATCAGGATGTTtgaggaagaaagataagaagttagcattatcctttaactttactttccgctacattgtatatagatgatgttctctcactaaataataaaaaaaatggtgactatgttgaacgaatctaccccatcgaactagagataaaggatacaacagatacagttaagtctcctcatatattaaattacatctagaaattgacaataagagttggttgaaaacaaaactttacgacaaaagagatgatttaagcgtcccaattgtgaactttccaattCTATGTAGCATCATTCCagtagcgcctgcatacggagtacatGTATATAACCCCAATCGATACGATATCCTGGGActgtatttcctatcataattttcttgatatagggttgctgctcacacgagtcggtgaagttaaaatcattctttcgtaaattgtacggacgccgtcacaagttggttgaccgttatgaaataaccgtttcacaaatgatatcggatatgcaCATTATGTCATAACTACAAATTCCTTCTATTTTCACGAAtatgacataccgaattagaatatttactggatttgtaataatatgagcaacacgacgggtgccacatgtcgagcaggacctgcttacccCCCGACGCGTCTGAGAtcgcccctagtttttggtgaggttcgttttgcttagtcaTTTGTTCTCtaagttgtgtcttgtgtactattattagtctgtttgtattttttatttttagccatgccattgtcagtttgttttcgatctttgagtttgactgtccctctggtatatgtTGCGCCTCTTGCTCCTCATTTCTACAACTTTGTATGCAGAAGTCTGTTTAGTCTGACCTAGTAAGTTAATGTCCTgtaaatatttaatatgtttcagcaaaaaaaaccaaacattttaACAGCAACCCAATATAAGCCATAAAAGATAAAGCCTTTTTTTACATAAGATTGCTGATAGGTACCGTATAGCGGTTTTTTTTGTGggttgtaaattttcttttttaaattaaaattgcaCAGGTACTGACTGATAAGAGCTTTGAATCCACCAAAATATTGAGATActttattcaatgaaaattgaGATATTTTGTACTCGCTATATTCATACTTGATGTTATAGTATTTCAATCTcctagaaaaatatcattttttttagcaATCCGACATAAGCCAACACAAATAAATAAGTCTTTTTGACCTTAGATATTGGTGATAATAAATCAACTCTAATTTGATTATTTGAATCTTTACCACCGTTCTAAAATAgagttttgaattattttgtgaTATCAACAGGTCAAAAGCATAAGttttaatgagttttttttttaaagatatttgtataaaattgagaaaggaaatggggaatgtgtcaaagcgacaacaacccgaccacagagcagacaacagccgaaggctaccaatgggtcttcaatgtagcgagaattcccgcacccgtaggtatACTATCTATTATTAAATATAAAGTGACAAAACCATAGAGTATAGAATAATTGTTGTAACCAAAACATTTGTACGTTCGTAATTAATCACAACACTTTGTTGTCTGTTCGTAATTTACCACAACACTTTGTTATCTGTTCGTTATTACCACAACACGTTGTTGTCTCTTCGTTATTAATCACAACACTTTGTTGTTTGTTCGTAATTAATTACAACACTTTAATGTATGTTCGTAATTAATCACAACACTGTGTTATCTGTCCGTTATTAATCACAACACTTTGTTGTATTTTCGTTATTAATCACACCATTTTGTTGTCTGTTCGTTATGACTCACAACACTTTGTTGTCTGTTTGCAATTATTGATAACACTTTGCTGTCTCTTCGTTATTAATCACTACACTTTGTTGTCAGTTCTTTATTCATCACAACACGTTGATGTCTCTTCGTTATTAATAACAACACGTTGTCTCTTCGTTATAAATCACAACACATTACTGTCTGTTCCTTATTAATCACAACACGGTGTTGTCTGTTTGCAATTACTCACAACATTTAATTGTTTGTTCCTTATTAATCACAACATTTTGTTGTCTGTTCGTTATCAATCACAACACTTTATTTTCTGTTCGTTATTAATCACAACATTTTGTTGTCTGTTCGTTATTAATCACAACACTTTATTTTCTATTCGTTATTAATCACAACACTTTGTTGTCTGTTTGCAATTATTGACAACACTTTGCTCTCTCTTCGTAATTAATCACTACACTTTGTTGTCAGTTCGTTATTTATCACAACACTTTGTTTTGAGTTCGTAATTTATCACAACACTGTGTTGTCTGTTTTCAATTAATCACAACATTTTGTCGTCTGTTCGTTATTAATCACAACACTTTGTTGTCTGTTCGTTATTTATCACAACACTGTTGTCTGTTCGCAATTAATCACAACACTGTATTGTCTGTTTGCAATTAATCACAACACGCTGATGTCTGTTCGTTATTAATCACAACACTTTGTTGTCTGTTCGTATTTATTCACAACACTTTATTGTCTGTTCGTTATTAATCACAACACTTTGTTGTCTGTTCGTTATTGATCACAACACTTTGTTGTCTGTTTGCAATTAATCACAACATTTTGTCGTCTGTTCGTTATTAATCACATCACTTTGTTGTCTGTTCGTTATTTATCACAACATTTTGTTTTGAGTTCGTAATTTATCACAACACTGTATTGTCTGTTTGCAATTAACCACAACACGGTGATGTCTGTTCGTAATTTCCCACAACACTTGTTTAAAAGGCACTTTTAACTCTAGACTCTCACATCAAGCCAAATGGCTTTAGCCCGAGGGATTGACATGGATTGTGGGCTGATACTACGGCCAATATGGAAAATGACAtttaataatctatttatcacatattttcaagtTGATGAAAAAAGAAAGCCTACATCTgattatgtttaattttttcaacaaaaattcaaaaaacaatGGAAACAAACTAATTAGCAATTAACATATTATTTCTCATAGTTATAAATATTAATTGTTACATTTCAAATTAATGCTGAGGGAAAATACACGTATCGCATTTTGGAAATCTATTCTGCTTGAACTTCCGATTTTAATTCCTTGTATGAATTGTATGAATTTACTTGAAACGTTATTTGATACTAGGACTCGTGTTTACAAATAGTTTTTGATTGATAGGTTTGTACCGGAAGTCAAATTCGGGGGCTCgatatggatttcgagggctgatatcgatattGGCCCCGAGGCCTAATAACCAACCTTGACTTCTGGTTATTAGTGGtcatgcaaaaacgtacatataaatacaaaatgtgtgataataattgataaagtgacagacattttataaaaatataaaaatatctcaTACACCACATTGTCCAAATACTGTTATTACATATAGGATAGAGTTAATATTTTCTCTTTTGTTATTAACACCATTGTAGATATGCAATTTGAGTAACTTGTCAATACACTTTGTTGAAATATAAGAGTAAGCTCAATGACGTAGAGCTTGTAATGATATTCCTCTGATTACTGCTAAAATCATGTGATTAAATGTGATAAAGGTGACAAAATAGAGAGTTGggaattaaattttcattttccaATAAGATATTCAGACTAATAGACGTTATATTTTCAAATGCTGTTACAATATGGTAAGCTTTATGTTTATTTTGGTTAGGGTAAAGAGACAATCCTAAATCACATGTAAGGGCATTTGATGCTTGATGTCCGGTTCACATGTTTATACAATTCGCAAACATCAACTATTCACTTATTACTTGCACATATATTCTGAGATGGTGACAAGGATCATTGTTAAGTTAAAGGGAGATGGTTAATCTatatataactaaaaaaacaTCTACGTTTTATTGTAAgctataacaaataaaacaatttgaggaaaattaaaaacggaaaatctgaaatcaaacggcaaaatcaaaagcgcaaacacatcaaacgaatgataacaactgtaatattcccgacttggtacagacacTTTCTTGTGTAGAAacggttgattaaacctggttgcatagctagctaaatctctcacttttatgccagtcgcataaaatttcattttattgacaacgacgTTCATGATGTTTGAatgtcaattatatggtcatttttataaattttctgtttacaaaactttgaatttttcgaaaaactaaggattttcttaccccaggagtagattaccttagccgtatttggcacaatttttttggaatttcgggtcctcaatgctgttcaactttgtatttgtttggctttttaactattttgatttgagcgtcactgatgattcttatgtagacgaaacgcgcgtctggcgtataaagttataatcctggtacttttgataactattgaacaaaacaaacagatataataggtaaaagtCACAAAAAGGGTTACAGCAGTCAGCATATTGTCACGTATTTTTTtttgggttaaatttaaacatggATTAGAAACTAACTTCCCCAGACAAAGTCGAGGTGAGTTTGATTGGATATTCTTCGAAAGGCCCATTTGAAcccattttcaattatttatgcATCTTTCACTTTTTACTTTGAGCTTTAGCGTTTAAGTTTAATCAAGAAAAGCACGATTTCGGACGCAATTAATCAATGAAATAACATCATTTATTAATGGCTATCGATAAACAGTTGTTTTGGTGGTCAAATTTTACTATCTTCATTAATTATGAATAAAAGTCATTATTTCtattagaaaataaatttaaatcaattgcatagattaatttgattttgtttttctttgaagcCAATTttaggaaagatttagaaaataaacagctgcgctatgagcgcatgatacgcctgtcgtattaaatttgacatttattaTATGTCTATCATATTACATCCTTATCCGCAGTTTTATTTcgaacccggatttgttttctctcaatggTTTTAggactttcgaacagcagtatacaacTGCATTTATTTTTCCGTAAATGTTGTGAATAATTCAGATAGTGTGTTAAAAAGAGGCGGAAGATACCAAAGTGAAAGtgtcaaacttataaataaaatacgaaccgataacgacaaacaaaaaatacgtaaataaaggcaacagtagtataccgctgttcaaaattcttaaatcgatagaaaaataaacaaatccgggttacaaactaaaactgagggaaacgtatcaaatgtAAGAGAACTACgccacaacagagacacaacaccgaaacgtaacacgcacagaaacgaactataatgtcaCAATGGCCATTTACCTGTTTGGTGCAACAACTGAAGGACAataacagtctacaaaacacaacgtagaaaactaaagactgaacaacacgaatcCTACAAACGAAAACAAAACGTATGTAGTACGTTCATGATGTTTTAATGATGTAGTCAGAGAATATCATAATTGATAACGTTGCAATTAGTTGTAGTACTTTCGTTATCTTAAACATTTATTCAAACGCACCTATTCGTAATATCTTCACTGTCTTGAATAATTAAGGaaatatatactgtaaaccaacttattttcgcggatactttctAGTCCATTTCGCGGGGATTAAATTTTGCGTTTTTCAAATTAACTTGGTGAAGTTATGTAAGGAaaaatccaagttttacatattcgagACGATTTGTTTTTGCGATATTTTTTACTCGCGAGAGAAAagtagttggtttacagtaattaattttctttttaataaatcggttatttgtttataatgttgTTTATCTTCATACTGCTTCATGAAAGTAAAACAGCGGCATATAAGAATGACGCAGGCTGCTATGGAATGATAGACTAACTGTGAAATTTAATCAACACATGTTAGCATCTAGTAATGTGCTGTATGAAGATTGtaattcattaaaatatatttgtatatggtTGGAAAAGTTCATAATATAgacattattattttatatatagacactatttttttaatatctttgaaaAGGTTTCGATATGACATAATTATAATTTTagttgtttccctcggtttatATTTTGGAGTGGTAAATGGTTGATTTTCCTATATAACAAACCACATTAAAACATGCCACAAAAGGAGAGACACATCTACTGAAACTGTTGCATTTTCGTTAAAAGCATTTGTTTACGTATACATCGTTCGTgcgtttaatccaccattttctacatttgaaaatgcctgtacaaagtcaggaatatgacagttcttgtccatttcaAGGAAAACAATCTCATAATAATACATGTTCTGTGTAATTTCTGTCATggaatattttttacatatatattatgtttGTTCTACTGCCATTAGTAACTCATCTTGTATATTGATTAGTATAACAAATGATCCTATTAAgatgaatatttatttatttattccttTTGGAATAGATACTACATAACATTGTTTCCATTACATATAGATATTACCATGATGACATACTACCTTTTCTTTCGGAATATATATtgcataaaaaaaacccattcagAATATATAAAACACTGTTCTTTTCCCATGCCAGGCTGACAGTTTGAAAATGGTTTCAAAtgcaaaaataaagatattttttgggTCGGAATTGATATTATATAATaccttttttaaataaagaaaaggaATAACATTTATGAATATTTCCCTGTAGTTAAAAAATCCAAATAACTGCAATGCGTTTGCTTGTAAATTGTGCATCAATTTAGTACTGATTTGTATATTATGTTACTAAAGCAGTTTACATGTAATTTCTGATTACTTTCATTTAAACGAATGACATGTCAAATTGTCAAAATGATGACAATCAAAATATTATACCAGTCATACggtaaaatatcaattataatacTTATTCTTAGGATACTTTATTATGTTATACAACCTTTTATTGGAATACATTTTATGTGATAAAATTCCGAGGCATCGGTCCTTTTAGTATGCTTATGGAATATATATATCACACAACACTAATTCCaataattattgtaatttttggtacataataaactatctttagaataaatATTATGTTAGAATTTCTATTCTGTAACAATTGGTCATAATACTATCTGACTTCAATTTCTTAACCAGAATAATGAcgtgttttatccaggtttttattatcaaaatgttaTTTAGTTTTGTTGCCTATTGAAGAATAAATACTATCGTTTCCCCTAACGCGCGTACGTTTATCATCAGTGTTGGTCGGTCATCAGTTGCACTCTTTTGATATTTTccgattatttattttttatattacacTGACTATTTCTGTCACTGGAAATAGTCTTATTTGGACAAATCTATgtattagaaaaaagtaaaaatgacaaatattctgaactctgagaaaaattctaaacggaaagtctttAATGAACTGGCAAAATCAAAGTCTCAAACAAattaaacgaatgaataacatCTTCCTTACTTGG
The window above is part of the Mytilus edulis chromosome 6, xbMytEdul2.2, whole genome shotgun sequence genome. Proteins encoded here:
- the LOC139527396 gene encoding uncharacterized protein; its protein translation is MITSPFEPTIYTAGDHTYKIENFLHVYLTKQKDIVLVGLIHFYAKAPILKPGMKGIYLTVDQYRKLISKRDSISNAIKHIKEDIEGKGSSKMTKTKQTNKDGQVETDFDISENKTTIVKSDFIFGSNQVHVVVDIRDNSRPNKPFRDTRRFQDNMDKAVILTEKQWNSLLSLHLKVIRDLADNFGYSEDFADELSSYLIE